The Mycolicibacterium mucogenicum DSM 44124 genomic sequence TGGGCGTCGCATGAGCTCCAGGGGTGGGCGCGGTGTCGCCGGTCGGTTCGAACACGGGAGGCGCCGGGGCTTCGGCGGGCCGCGAGTCGGCCGCCGGTGCCGGCTCAGGCGTGGGCATGGGCGCCATGGCATCCGCCGGCGCGGGCTCAGGTTCGGCTGTGAAGAAATGCTCGGGCGCAGTCTCGGGTGTGAACACCGGCTCAGGCGGGGCAGGCGTCGGAGCCTGTCAAGTTTTCTGTGTAAATCGCCTGTCTGATTGTCCGTATGTGAGTTGTTGTGGTGCTTACAGATAACGTTCGATGCGCTCTGGGTAGACCAGTGCGAGTTGCTCGAGTGCCTTCTTCCAGTTGGTGACCACCTGTCCTTCCACGAGGCGTCCGGGGGCTGTGCGGCCCTGTTTCTGGCCGCGTTCCTTGGCCCGCTGTGCAGCGCGTTTGTCTTCGATGTTGCAGATCGCCAGCCACAGCAATTTCACCGCCGAGGCATCGTTGGGAAACTGTCCGCGGTTCTTGATGATCTTGCGCAGCTGATAGTTCAACGACTCGATCGAGTTGGTCGTGTAGATCACCCGGCGCAGCTCAGGCGGGAACGCCAAAAACGGGATGAACTGCTCCCACGCGCGTTCGAAAACCATTGTCACCGTGGGATTTTTCTTCCCCAGCTCCGAGGCGGCGAACGCGTCCAACTCGACGCGGGCAGCGTCGGCATCGGGTGCGGTGTAGATCGGCTTGAGCGCCGCGGCCACGGCCTTGCGGTCGGCATAGGACACGAACCGCAGCGCGTTGCGGATCAGATGCACCACGCAGGTCTGCACCGCGGCCTGCGACCAGGTCGCGGCGATCGCCTCCGGGAAGCCCGTGAGCCCGTCGCAGCACACGATCAGCACGTCCTTGACACCCCGGTTGGCCAGGTCCGCGCACACCGACGCCCAGAACGATGCGCCTTCGTTGGGCTGGACCCAGATGCCCAGGACGTGCTTGACCCCGGCCATGTCGACGCCCACAGCGATGTGCGCGGCCTTGTTGCGGGTGTGGCCGCCGTCTTTGACCTTCACGATCATCGCGTCGAGGTAGATCACCGGATACAGCGGCTCCAACGGCCGGCGCTGCCAAGCCAGCACCTCATCGGAGATCTCGTCGACGATCTTGGAGATCGTCTCGTGCGACACCTCGGTCCCGATCGTCGATTGAAGATGAAATTGTATGTCCCGCAACGTCATTCCACCCGCATACAGTGAAACGATCATGTCATCGAGACCACCGATACGGCGGGTGCCTTTGGGCACCAGCGTCGGGGTGAACGAGCCATCGCGGTCCCGCGGCACATCCAGGGGCACCGGGCCGGCCTCGGTGAGCACAGTCTTGGGTGAGCTGCCGTTGCGGGCGTTGGGCAGCACCCGGCCGGCCGGGTCGCCCTTCTCATACCCCAGATGATCGGTCAGCTCGGCGGCCAGGCCGCGTTCGAGAGCGAGCTTGATCAGCCCGGGCAGCAGCCCGCCTTCGCCGGTCAGCGCCACCTCGCCGGTATCGATCTGCGCCAGCAGATCATCGACCGCGCCCGACGCCCGAAGCGCCTCGGCCATCTCCACCGTGGAGACCGCCTCAACCAGCACCCCATCCATGTCCTTGCCTGTTGTCACGTCCTGCGATCCTTCCGTTAACAGGACTTACACAGACCATTTGACACGCCCAGGCGTCGGCACCAGCGGCGCCGCCGGGTCTCCGCTGAGTAGCGGGTCCGCCACCGGGACCGGCAGTGCATTGGTGAGTACATGAATCATCACCGCGGTCGCCCGGGCATCGGGCCCGGCCGCCGGGCAGTCGGGATTGCCGCACTGGCAGGCCAGCCGATCCCCGCGGGCCGCCAACACCCCGAGCGCGTCGGCGCGGCGCTGCCCGAACGTGCGGGGATCGTTCTCGCACACCTGCCGAGCCATCTCGGTCAGCACCCGATCCAGCAGCTCGGCATCGGTGGCCAGGAGCGCACCCCAGATCGACGCCACCCCGGTCTCATCGTCCGGTTTGCCGATCCCGACCCCGCGGCGGCGAGCGGCCGAGCGCACCTTGATAACTGCCGCCGGATCGAACTTCTGCACCCAGCCGTCGATCTTGCGTTCAATCTTCTTGCGGGACAACCCCGCCCACTCACACAACGCCCCCGCCAACGCGGCATCAATGACAGCGAGCGTGTTCGGGTCCTCCACCAGGCGGGTACGCCAGCAGATCAGCGACACCGTCCGTGCCGACACGCCGCCGTCGGCGAACACCGCCGCCACCTTCGGCAACCGGAAGCGCAACGCGACCGCGATCGACAACTGCCCCGACGCTTCGCGCTTCCCCAGGCCCAGCGCGGCTCCGACTTCGGCGACGGCAGCATCCCAGCCATCGCACGCCCACCACTGCCGGCCATCCTGATCGTCGATGCGCAACATCGCCAGGTCGGCAATGGCCGTGAACTTCCCGGACTCGGCGATATTCGACACCCGGGCGAAATGAATCATCGCGTCGACCACGGAGACGTCGTGCACGAGAACTCCCGTGCCATCGACGCCCACATGTTCGAACATGTGTTCGAGTCTACTGCCGGATCCGGAATCTGTCACGAAAACGGCGAACACACCGATAACCCCTTCAGGACACAATCGAACGTTTTCCATCGCTCCTACGTGTCATTGGGTATAGGACCGGAAGGACCCTGAGATGCGTACTGCACTAATAACTCTCATAGCTCTCACTGCCACTGCTGCCGTACTCGCCCCCGCCGCACCCGCAGCCGCAGAGTCGGCGATCGTCACAATCGGCCAGCTGGAGG encodes the following:
- a CDS encoding DUF222 domain-containing protein — translated: MFEHVGVDGTGVLVHDVSVVDAMIHFARVSNIAESGKFTAIADLAMLRIDDQDGRQWWACDGWDAAVAEVGAALGLGKREASGQLSIAVALRFRLPKVAAVFADGGVSARTVSLICWRTRLVEDPNTLAVIDAALAGALCEWAGLSRKKIERKIDGWVQKFDPAAVIKVRSAARRRGVGIGKPDDETGVASIWGALLATDAELLDRVLTEMARQVCENDPRTFGQRRADALGVLAARGDRLACQCGNPDCPAAGPDARATAVMIHVLTNALPVPVADPLLSGDPAAPLVPTPGRVKWSV
- a CDS encoding IS256 family transposase, which produces MTTGKDMDGVLVEAVSTVEMAEALRASGAVDDLLAQIDTGEVALTGEGGLLPGLIKLALERGLAAELTDHLGYEKGDPAGRVLPNARNGSSPKTVLTEAGPVPLDVPRDRDGSFTPTLVPKGTRRIGGLDDMIVSLYAGGMTLRDIQFHLQSTIGTEVSHETISKIVDEISDEVLAWQRRPLEPLYPVIYLDAMIVKVKDGGHTRNKAAHIAVGVDMAGVKHVLGIWVQPNEGASFWASVCADLANRGVKDVLIVCCDGLTGFPEAIAATWSQAAVQTCVVHLIRNALRFVSYADRKAVAAALKPIYTAPDADAARVELDAFAASELGKKNPTVTMVFERAWEQFIPFLAFPPELRRVIYTTNSIESLNYQLRKIIKNRGQFPNDASAVKLLWLAICNIEDKRAAQRAKERGQKQGRTAPGRLVEGQVVTNWKKALEQLALVYPERIERYL